The Spiroplasma clarkii genome has a window encoding:
- a CDS encoding RsmE family RNA methyltransferase, with translation MHSFFVDKKNQNTFIIEGPDLHHLKNVVKLKVGETILCIFQAEKYLGEIKELAEDFCLVELVSKLATQTQSIKINLIARIIREQKWDFVLQKATELGVSKIIPVEFSRNVVTIDPKKATNKIARWQAICVEAAKQSKRITIPEITPIVRNLHELELYQSDLKLVAWEGEQSVNVKKHLQTNFKTINIIVGPEGGLTLTEVELLNQLGYVNVGLGENILRAETASLFLISIINYEKN, from the coding sequence ATGCATAGTTTTTTTGTTGATAAAAAAAATCAAAATACTTTTATAATTGAAGGACCGGACTTACATCATTTAAAAAATGTTGTGAAATTAAAAGTTGGCGAAACTATTTTGTGTATTTTTCAAGCAGAAAAATACTTGGGAGAAATTAAAGAACTTGCTGAAGATTTTTGTCTAGTGGAGCTTGTTTCAAAACTTGCAACACAAACTCAAAGCATCAAAATCAATCTAATTGCTAGGATTATTCGTGAACAAAAGTGAGATTTTGTTTTACAAAAAGCAACTGAACTTGGAGTTAGTAAAATTATCCCAGTAGAATTTAGTAGAAATGTAGTAACAATTGATCCTAAAAAAGCCACTAATAAAATTGCGCGATGACAAGCAATTTGTGTAGAGGCTGCAAAACAGTCAAAAAGAATAACCATTCCTGAAATTACTCCAATTGTGCGCAATTTACATGAATTAGAACTTTATCAAAGTGATCTAAAATTAGTGGCTTGAGAAGGTGAACAATCTGTAAATGTAAAAAAACACTTACAAACAAACTTTAAAACCATTAACATTATTGTTGGTCCAGAAGGTGGTCTCACCCTAACAGAAGTTGAATTACTTAACCAATTGGGCTATGTAAATGTTGGTTTAGGAGAAA
- the infB gene encoding translation initiation factor IF-2, translated as MADNKKSKKQIDARQQAKNKSKAHTANLKSKLKETKQTGLIDGVFVYTEPLSIANFAEKINKKSAEIVKWFFTNGSMVTQNQLLTEEQMGELCLEFGYDFKKETAVTKENIFETFDETDNPADLKNKPPVVTIMGHVDHGKTTLLDSIRNANVTEGEFGGITQHIGAYQVNLNGNKITFIDTPGHEAFTEMRARGSEVTDIVILVVAADDGVMPQTEEALDHAKAANVPIVVFVNKIDKPDADSNKVKMELMNYGIVAEEFGGDIPFIEGSAKTKVGLETLLETLLLIAEMKDLKANPNKFARGTVIEAHLDKARGAVATILVQQGSLNLRDILVAGGTFGAIKDIENEYKSKIKKVIPGQPAVIVGLNEVPRAGDKFMAVAEEKIAREIAKAQAEKQANEARQKNQTFTLDSIKDQIDAGELKSINIILKADTQGSVEAVRNSMLKINIEGVKINVIRATVGAISVSDVTLALASNALIYGFNVRPNAQVRQKAEEDHIEIRLHNIIYKLIEEIAEAATGMLDPVFEETTSGEAEVRALFKHSQVGTIAGCRVVSGTIPRNSRVHILRNGIVIYTGEISSLKNVKDDIKEAREGSECGITIKNFNDLKEGDIIEAFKMEEIKA; from the coding sequence ATGGCGGATAACAAAAAAAGCAAAAAACAAATTGATGCAAGACAGCAAGCCAAAAACAAATCCAAAGCTCATACCGCTAATTTAAAAAGCAAATTGAAAGAAACCAAACAAACTGGATTAATTGATGGGGTGTTTGTCTACACCGAACCACTTTCAATTGCAAATTTTGCAGAGAAAATTAACAAAAAATCAGCTGAAATTGTTAAATGATTTTTCACTAATGGTTCAATGGTGACTCAAAATCAACTTCTAACTGAAGAACAGATGGGGGAATTGTGTTTAGAATTTGGTTATGATTTCAAAAAAGAAACTGCTGTAACCAAAGAAAATATCTTTGAAACATTTGATGAAACAGATAACCCAGCAGATTTAAAAAATAAACCACCAGTTGTCACAATTATGGGGCATGTCGATCATGGAAAAACAACTTTATTAGACTCAATTAGAAATGCAAATGTCACTGAAGGTGAGTTTGGGGGAATTACCCAACATATTGGAGCCTACCAAGTTAACTTGAATGGTAACAAAATTACTTTCATTGATACACCAGGACATGAAGCCTTTACAGAAATGCGTGCTCGTGGAAGTGAAGTCACTGACATTGTTATTTTAGTAGTTGCAGCAGATGATGGGGTTATGCCTCAAACTGAAGAAGCCCTTGACCATGCCAAGGCTGCTAATGTACCAATTGTAGTTTTTGTTAATAAAATTGACAAGCCAGATGCAGATTCAAATAAGGTTAAAATGGAATTAATGAACTATGGAATTGTGGCAGAAGAATTTGGGGGAGACATTCCTTTTATTGAAGGTAGTGCTAAAACCAAAGTTGGATTAGAAACACTGTTAGAAACACTGCTATTGATTGCAGAAATGAAAGATCTGAAAGCCAACCCTAATAAGTTTGCTCGTGGAACGGTCATTGAGGCCCACTTAGATAAAGCTCGTGGAGCAGTAGCAACCATCCTTGTCCAACAGGGTTCACTAAATTTAAGAGACATTTTAGTAGCTGGAGGAACTTTTGGTGCCATTAAAGACATTGAAAATGAATACAAGTCAAAAATTAAAAAAGTTATTCCAGGTCAACCAGCTGTAATTGTTGGTTTAAATGAAGTGCCAAGAGCTGGAGATAAGTTTATGGCAGTTGCTGAAGAAAAAATAGCTCGTGAAATTGCCAAAGCTCAAGCAGAAAAACAAGCAAATGAAGCTAGACAAAAAAATCAGACCTTTACTTTGGATTCAATTAAAGATCAAATTGATGCAGGTGAACTTAAATCAATTAACATCATTTTAAAAGCAGACACTCAAGGTTCAGTTGAGGCAGTGCGTAACTCAATGTTAAAAATTAACATTGAAGGAGTAAAAATTAATGTAATTCGTGCTACAGTTGGAGCCATTTCAGTAAGTGACGTAACTTTGGCTTTGGCAAGTAATGCCCTAATTTATGGATTTAATGTGCGTCCTAATGCTCAGGTTAGACAAAAAGCAGAAGAAGACCATATTGAAATTCGTTTACACAATATTATTTACAAACTTATTGAAGAGATTGCTGAAGCAGCCACTGGTATGTTAGATCCTGTTTTTGAAGAAACTACAAGTGGTGAAGCAGAAGTTAGAGCCCTATTTAAACACTCACAAGTTGGAACCATTGCTGGTTGTCGAGTAGTTTCAGGGACTATACCTAGAAATTCAAGAGTCCATATTTTAAGAAATGGAATTGTTATTTACACTGGTGAAATTTCTTCACTAAAAAATGTTAAAGATGACATTAAAGAGGCTCGTGAAGGTTCTGAATGTGGAATCACTATTAAAAACTTTAATGATTTAAAAGAAGGAGATATTATTGAAGCATTTAAAATGGAAGAAATCAAAGCATAA
- a CDS encoding isochorismatase family protein — translation MEKKKALIVVDYQYDFANPQGSLYWPEGETLQEGILAKIKEYKANQDLVVMTMDWHPENHCSFTEWPPHCIQNTPGAQLLIDENLADLVVKKAVYQDWDSYSGFNEQIKGVPPLEVWLQAQKVEEVEICGLVKQYCVEATHQDALKHGFKSTVLEELVK, via the coding sequence ATGGAAAAGAAAAAAGCACTAATTGTTGTCGATTATCAATATGACTTTGCCAATCCACAAGGAAGTTTATATTGACCAGAAGGGGAAACTCTACAAGAGGGTATTTTAGCAAAAATTAAGGAGTACAAAGCTAATCAAGATTTAGTAGTTATGACAATGGATTGACATCCAGAGAACCATTGTTCATTTACTGAATGACCACCACACTGCATTCAAAACACACCAGGAGCACAACTATTAATTGATGAAAACTTAGCAGACTTAGTAGTTAAAAAAGCTGTTTATCAAGATTGAGATAGTTATTCAGGATTCAATGAACAAATAAAAGGTGTTCCACCACTAGAAGTTTGATTGCAAGCACAAAAAGTTGAGGAAGTTGAAATTTGTGGCTTAGTTAAACAGTATTGTGTTGAAGCCACCCACCAGGATGCTTTAAAACACGGCTTTAAATCAACTGTTCTTGAGGAACTTGTAAAGTAA
- a CDS encoding histidine phosphatase family protein: MKKTIYFMRHGQTVFNELKQIQGWCDSPLTKFGIAQAKVAGQWFKDNQLVFQKAYCSTAERTADTIENVFPNLVYHRLKGLKEQGYGKFEGQPEFLSPLPPYNDFFKYAGGESETEVYARIAETIKSIAKADADSQILIVGHGAAIQYFLRKHLKENQTAPKFTNCSILIFEYENDDFEFIKVINHDYSHLKE; encoded by the coding sequence ATGAAAAAAACAATTTATTTTATGAGACATGGTCAAACTGTATTTAATGAGTTAAAACAAATTCAAGGGTGATGTGATTCACCTTTGACAAAATTTGGGATTGCCCAGGCAAAAGTGGCCGGACAGTGATTTAAAGATAACCAACTTGTTTTTCAAAAAGCATATTGCTCAACTGCTGAAAGAACTGCAGATACCATTGAAAATGTTTTTCCAAATTTAGTATATCATCGTTTAAAGGGTTTAAAAGAACAAGGTTATGGTAAATTTGAAGGACAACCAGAATTTTTGAGTCCTTTACCTCCATATAATGATTTTTTTAAATATGCTGGGGGAGAGTCAGAAACTGAAGTTTATGCTAGAATTGCTGAAACAATCAAAAGTATTGCAAAAGCTGATGCAGATTCACAAATTTTAATTGTGGGTCATGGAGCTGCCATTCAATATTTTTTAAGAAAGCATCTTAAAGAAAATCAAACTGCACCAAAGTTTACAAATTGTTCTATTTTAATTTTTGAGTATGAAAATGATGACTTTGAATTCATTAAAGTTATCAACCATGACTATTCCCACTTAAAAGAATAA
- the nusA gene encoding transcription termination factor NusA — protein MIDGAKLLEAIYDITEEKKIDKKIVIEGIKEGFQKAYEKYFDPEAIVKVEIDGNTGQIKVFKELTVVQKIEDEWLDITLSDAQAKYGADVTIGDYVYEPVEFGSEFSKLAVLQVGQIIKQKIREGEKIKIYEEFLEKNHEIIAGIIKDVTLTSYLVEVNGSIISIWNKKMIPGEEFEDGDRICFYVEDVVRDSKHSQVQASRIHPDFLAKLMELHVPEIAEGIVEVKSVSRDPGNRSKIAVFSHDENIDPIGACIGTAGARIKEVSKELHGERIDIILWNEDKKTFIMNALAPVKVISIDLDETENECFVIVPNEQLSLAIGKKGMAARLVANLVNVKINIVSISESGSRNIENLWNGNITKEQLESSEFINNTNSRKQKSKFNNFENKSKPAQPVVEEVHDEIDEKLYVEEASVDEIQSYADAFEDLANDEPEDLTVEINDDYDSYYED, from the coding sequence ATGATTGATGGTGCAAAGTTATTAGAAGCAATTTATGATATCACTGAAGAGAAAAAAATTGATAAGAAAATTGTCATAGAAGGTATTAAGGAAGGTTTTCAAAAAGCCTATGAAAAGTATTTTGATCCAGAAGCAATTGTTAAAGTTGAAATTGATGGAAATACTGGTCAAATCAAGGTTTTTAAAGAACTAACAGTAGTACAAAAAATTGAAGATGAGTGATTAGACATTACCTTAAGTGATGCTCAAGCAAAATATGGAGCAGATGTAACAATCGGTGATTATGTTTATGAACCAGTTGAATTTGGATCTGAATTTTCAAAATTAGCAGTTTTACAAGTTGGACAAATTATCAAACAAAAAATTCGTGAAGGTGAAAAAATAAAAATCTATGAAGAATTTTTAGAAAAAAACCATGAAATTATTGCTGGAATTATCAAAGATGTAACTTTAACAAGTTACTTAGTTGAAGTAAATGGTTCAATAATTTCAATTTGAAATAAAAAAATGATTCCTGGTGAAGAATTTGAAGATGGTGACAGAATTTGTTTTTATGTAGAAGATGTTGTTCGTGACAGCAAGCATTCGCAAGTCCAAGCTTCTAGAATCCACCCTGATTTTTTAGCAAAACTAATGGAATTACATGTTCCAGAAATTGCAGAAGGGATTGTAGAAGTTAAATCAGTTTCTCGAGACCCAGGAAACAGATCGAAAATTGCAGTGTTTTCTCATGATGAAAATATTGACCCAATTGGGGCTTGTATTGGAACTGCAGGAGCAAGAATCAAAGAGGTCAGCAAAGAATTACATGGTGAAAGAATTGACATCATTCTTTGAAATGAGGACAAAAAGACATTCATTATGAATGCCTTGGCACCAGTAAAAGTCATTAGTATTGACTTGGACGAAACAGAAAATGAATGTTTTGTTATTGTGCCAAATGAACAATTATCATTAGCAATTGGAAAAAAAGGTATGGCTGCACGTTTGGTTGCTAACCTAGTTAATGTTAAAATAAATATAGTTTCGATTAGCGAATCAGGTTCAAGAAACATTGAGAACTTGTGAAATGGAAACATAACCAAAGAACAATTGGAAAGTTCTGAATTTATCAACAACACAAACTCGCGTAAACAAAAGAGTAAATTTAACAACTTTGAGAATAAAAGTAAACCAGCTCAACCAGTTGTAGAAGAAGTTCATGATGAAATTGATGAAAAATTATATGTTGAAGAGGCTTCGGTTGATGAAATTCAATCGTATGCAGATGCCTTTGAAGACTTAGCAAATGATGAACCTGAAGATTTAACAGTCGAAATCAATGATGATTATGATTCATACTATGAAGATTAG
- a CDS encoding L7Ae/L30e/S12e/Gadd45 family ribosomal protein, with the protein MTIGIKNLLGSLGLAMSAGKLVAGATLFDKIKKNKVLLVLTVNDMGPSQLKKINDKCNFYKIPIYQGLVSTDELNQAIGKTNTKAVGVIDPNFKKLIEKNIAKEM; encoded by the coding sequence ATGACAATTGGGATTAAAAATTTATTAGGTTCATTGGGTCTAGCTATGAGTGCAGGAAAACTTGTTGCTGGGGCCACATTATTTGATAAAATTAAAAAGAACAAAGTTCTTTTGGTATTAACTGTTAACGATATGGGACCTAGTCAGTTAAAAAAAATCAATGATAAATGTAATTTTTACAAAATCCCAATTTACCAAGGTTTGGTTTCAACTGATGAATTGAACCAAGCAATTGGTAAAACTAATACTAAAGCAGTGGGTGTAATTGACCCTAACTTTAAAAAATTAATAGAAAAAAATATAGCAAAGGAGATGTAA
- the rbfA gene encoding 30S ribosome-binding factor RbfA: MPNEIKIERAQSTILRELNLILQREFPDSEYLNGLTIREVRLTNDMSQAKVFYSLLYTDADLKDVEAEVKEYLKEIRMLLASKIEMKSVPELIFEYDKSLDNANKIEQILKEIKE; encoded by the coding sequence ATGCCAAATGAAATTAAAATAGAAAGAGCACAGTCAACAATATTAAGAGAATTAAACTTAATATTACAAAGAGAATTTCCTGACAGTGAATATTTAAATGGCTTAACAATAAGAGAAGTAAGATTAACAAATGACATGAGTCAAGCAAAAGTATTTTACTCACTATTATATACAGATGCAGATTTAAAAGACGTTGAAGCAGAAGTTAAAGAATATTTAAAAGAAATTAGAATGCTATTAGCAAGTAAAATTGAAATGAAAAGTGTTCCTGAATTGATTTTTGAATATGATAAATCATTAGATAATGCAAATAAAATTGAGCAAATCTTAAAAGAAATTAAAGAGTAA
- the rnpM gene encoding RNase P modulator RnpM produces MVNKQIILRKDVASNKMYPKQEMIRIVKNNEGQIFIDLSKKANGRGAYLKPDPQAVEKIKKTRALERCLKVKITPEIYDLILKEINDNWD; encoded by the coding sequence ATGGTAAACAAGCAAATTATCCTGAGAAAAGATGTTGCATCAAACAAGATGTATCCTAAACAAGAAATGATTCGAATTGTAAAAAACAATGAAGGACAAATTTTTATTGATTTATCAAAAAAAGCCAATGGGAGAGGTGCTTATTTAAAGCCAGATCCCCAAGCAGTTGAAAAAATTAAAAAAACTAGAGCATTGGAAAGATGCTTAAAAGTAAAGATTACACCCGAAATTTATGATTTGATTTTAAAAGAGATTAATGACAATTGGGATTAA